The Corallococcus soli genome has a window encoding:
- a CDS encoding Hsp70 family protein: MRIVGIDLGTTHCAVASVDPGKGSGAPVEDFPLPQLVRQGEVAPRALLPSTVYVPGGHELAPESLRLPWGDDGGPYVVGELARWQGARVPGRLISSAKSWLCHPGVDRSAPILPWGAPADVQKLSPVDASALLLTHMARAWDHAHPDEPLSKQEVVITVPASFDEAARALTVSAARKAGLEKFTLLEEPQAAFYDYTARHRSGLEQTLAQVRLVLVVDVGGGTTDFTLVHAGVSPEGPMLRRLAVGDHLMLGGDNMDAALARRMEEKLSKDGRRLSATQWTQAIQAARTAKEELLGRAPPEKYGLSLISEGSRLLGGTLSTELGRDEAQALVLDGFFPLSPAGERPRRTARMALQELGLPYVQDPAVTRHLAAFLAQHAAAGFAALGETPATEGALPRPDAILLNGGVFNSPQISARLVDALSAWWPQAPRIPLLKHESLELAVARGAAYYGLVRRGHGLRIGGGAARAYYVGLQRGADSAEQPTLCLIPRGFEEGQKVDLGERPFTLTLGRPVQFALYSTTSDRIDKPGDLVPLADDLKPLPPIHTLLKGAAGKVMEVPVHLQAALTEIGTLELFCVSDVADERWRLEFELRGTGGSHELTVTESMPARFAEAKDNVERVYGNKPLPLGPKDVKQLSRTLEKVLGPRDTWRVPVLRELWSTLYAGASKRRRTDDHERVFYSLTGFCLRPGFGYPLDGWRAEQTFSLFDALVQHHQDKAVWTEFWVMWRRIAGGLTEAQQQKLFTYLQPHLARRIPLEAPAQAAKLKGIQPEGLDEMVRTVASLEHLSPGDKTEAGRRIASRLRVESRSGGPWAWALGRLGARVPLYGSSHKVVDVETAETWLELLLMLDLRKVDGAPFAAAQLARLTGDRTRDLDPELRERTAQALVAAKASDTWVRMVREVVALEAADEARALGDTLPAGLRLS; encoded by the coding sequence ATGCGAATCGTCGGCATCGACCTGGGCACCACCCATTGCGCGGTGGCATCCGTGGATCCAGGCAAGGGCTCGGGGGCACCCGTCGAGGACTTCCCCCTGCCCCAGCTCGTCCGTCAGGGCGAGGTGGCGCCGCGCGCGCTCCTGCCCTCCACCGTCTACGTCCCCGGGGGCCACGAGCTGGCCCCGGAGTCGCTCCGGCTGCCCTGGGGCGACGACGGCGGCCCGTACGTGGTGGGCGAGCTGGCCCGGTGGCAGGGGGCCCGCGTGCCCGGCCGGCTCATCTCCAGCGCCAAGAGCTGGCTGTGCCACCCGGGCGTGGATCGCTCCGCGCCCATCCTCCCGTGGGGCGCGCCCGCGGACGTCCAGAAGCTGTCCCCGGTGGACGCGTCCGCCCTGCTGCTCACGCACATGGCCCGCGCGTGGGACCACGCACACCCGGACGAGCCGCTCTCCAAGCAGGAGGTGGTCATCACCGTCCCGGCCTCCTTCGACGAGGCGGCGCGCGCCCTCACGGTGAGCGCCGCGCGCAAGGCGGGGCTGGAGAAGTTCACGCTCCTGGAGGAGCCGCAGGCGGCCTTCTACGACTACACCGCCCGGCACCGCTCCGGCCTGGAGCAGACGCTGGCCCAGGTGCGGCTGGTGCTGGTGGTGGACGTGGGCGGCGGCACCACCGACTTCACGCTGGTGCACGCGGGCGTGTCGCCGGAGGGGCCCATGCTGCGGCGGCTGGCGGTGGGCGACCACCTGATGCTGGGCGGCGACAACATGGACGCGGCGCTCGCGCGGCGCATGGAGGAGAAGCTGTCCAAGGACGGACGGCGCCTGTCCGCGACGCAGTGGACGCAGGCCATCCAGGCCGCGCGGACCGCGAAGGAGGAGCTGCTCGGGCGCGCGCCTCCGGAGAAGTACGGCCTGTCGCTCATCAGCGAGGGCAGCAGGCTCTTGGGCGGCACGCTGTCCACGGAGCTGGGGCGCGACGAAGCGCAGGCGCTGGTGCTGGACGGCTTCTTCCCCCTGTCCCCCGCCGGGGAGCGCCCCCGCCGCACGGCGCGCATGGCGCTCCAGGAGCTGGGCCTTCCGTACGTGCAGGATCCGGCCGTCACCCGCCACCTGGCGGCCTTCCTCGCGCAGCACGCGGCGGCGGGCTTCGCGGCGCTGGGTGAGACGCCCGCGACGGAGGGCGCCCTGCCCCGCCCGGACGCCATCCTGCTCAACGGCGGCGTGTTCAACTCGCCCCAGATCTCCGCGCGGCTGGTGGACGCGCTGTCCGCGTGGTGGCCGCAGGCGCCGCGCATCCCGCTGCTGAAGCATGAGTCGCTGGAGCTGGCCGTCGCCCGGGGCGCGGCGTACTACGGCCTGGTGCGGCGCGGGCATGGGCTGCGCATTGGCGGCGGCGCGGCGCGGGCCTACTACGTGGGCCTCCAGCGCGGCGCGGACAGCGCGGAGCAGCCCACGCTCTGCCTCATCCCGCGCGGCTTCGAGGAGGGGCAGAAGGTGGACCTGGGCGAGCGCCCCTTCACGCTCACCCTGGGCCGGCCGGTGCAGTTCGCGCTCTACTCCACGACGAGCGACCGCATCGACAAGCCGGGGGACCTGGTGCCCCTGGCGGACGACCTGAAGCCGCTGCCGCCCATCCACACGCTGCTCAAGGGCGCGGCGGGCAAGGTGATGGAGGTGCCGGTGCACCTGCAGGCGGCGCTCACGGAGATTGGCACGCTGGAGCTGTTCTGCGTGTCCGACGTGGCGGACGAGCGCTGGCGCCTGGAGTTCGAGCTGCGCGGCACCGGCGGCTCGCACGAGCTGACCGTCACGGAGTCCATGCCCGCGCGCTTCGCCGAGGCGAAGGACAACGTGGAGCGCGTCTACGGCAACAAGCCGCTGCCGCTGGGCCCCAAGGACGTGAAGCAGCTGTCGCGCACGCTGGAGAAGGTGCTGGGCCCGCGCGACACGTGGCGCGTGCCGGTGCTGCGCGAGCTGTGGAGCACGCTGTACGCGGGGGCCAGCAAGCGCCGCCGCACGGACGACCACGAGCGCGTCTTCTACAGCCTCACCGGCTTCTGCCTGCGCCCCGGCTTCGGCTACCCGCTGGACGGCTGGCGCGCGGAGCAGACCTTCAGCCTCTTCGACGCGCTGGTGCAGCACCACCAGGACAAGGCCGTGTGGACGGAGTTCTGGGTGATGTGGCGCCGCATCGCGGGCGGCCTCACCGAAGCGCAGCAGCAGAAGCTCTTCACCTACCTCCAGCCGCACCTGGCCCGGCGCATCCCGCTGGAGGCCCCCGCGCAGGCCGCGAAGCTCAAGGGCATCCAGCCGGAGGGCCTGGACGAGATGGTCCGCACCGTGGCCTCGCTGGAGCACCTGTCCCCCGGCGACAAGACGGAGGCCGGCCGGAGGATTGCTTCCCGACTGAGGGTCGAGTCCCGCTCCGGCGGCCCGTGGGCGTGGGCCCTGGGCCGGCTGGGCGCGCGCGTGCCGCTCTACGGCAGCAGCCACAAGGTCGTGGACGTGGAGACTGCGGAGACGTGGCTGGAGCTGCTGCTGATGCTGGACCTGCGCAAGGTGGACGGGGCGCCCTTCGCCGCCGCCCAGCTCGCGCGGCTCACCGGCGACCGCACGCGCGACCTGGACCCGGAGCTGCGCGAGCGCACCGCCCAGGCGCTCGTCGCGGCCAAGGCGTCCGACACCTGGGTGCGGATGGTGCGCGAGGTGGTGGCCCTGGAGGCCGCGGACGAGGCGCGGGCGCTCGGCGACACCCTGCCGGCGGGCCTGCGGCTGTCCTGA
- a CDS encoding Hsp70 family protein yields MARYAIGIDLGTTHSAVSYFNLEDGKPRGPSQSMLPVPQVTAPGTVEARPLLPSFLYLPGAQEFPEGSLGLPWSQEPGVIVGDFARSHGAKVPTRLVSSAKSWLSHPGVDRRAALLPWQAPEEVQRVSPLDASARYLRHLKEAWDHTFARAQEESGNTLSAQEVIVTVPASFDAAARDLTLEAAKAAGLQHITLLEEPQAALYAWLEAMGENFRRQVQPGEVILVVDVGGGTSDFSVITVKDRDGDLELLRVAVGDHILLGGDNMDLALAHTLNQRLAAEGRKLDAWQFNGLTYGCRHAKETLYADPAVDRVPIAIPGRGSSLIGGTLRTELTREELDRVLTDGFFPVSPVTDLPRTTRRTGLAQMALPYAQDAAVTKHLAAFLTRQAQALAASADSPVDVAGKGFLHPTAVLFNGGVFKAGPLKGRVMEVLNAWLSAEGAPPAKELEGADLDLAVARGAAYYGWVRQGHGLRIRGGTARAYYVGVETAMPAVPGMEPPVKALCVAPFGMEEGTQADVPPQEFGLVTGEPTSFRFFASSVRRDDRVGVLLDDVDSELASGGLEEVAPIETTLPGQPTPFGDLTPVNLQAAVTEVGTLELRCLEKDGPGRWKLELNVRMKE; encoded by the coding sequence ATGGCCCGATACGCAATCGGCATCGACCTGGGCACCACGCACTCCGCGGTGTCCTACTTCAACCTCGAGGACGGCAAGCCGCGCGGCCCCTCGCAGTCCATGCTGCCCGTACCGCAGGTCACCGCGCCCGGCACCGTGGAGGCGCGCCCGCTCCTGCCCTCCTTCCTCTACCTGCCTGGCGCGCAGGAGTTCCCCGAAGGCAGCCTTGGGCTGCCCTGGAGCCAGGAGCCGGGCGTCATCGTCGGCGACTTCGCCCGCTCGCACGGGGCCAAGGTGCCCACGCGGCTCGTGTCGTCCGCGAAGAGCTGGCTGTCGCACCCGGGCGTGGACCGGCGGGCGGCGCTGCTGCCCTGGCAGGCCCCGGAGGAGGTCCAGCGCGTGTCCCCGCTGGACGCGTCCGCGCGCTACCTGCGCCACCTGAAGGAGGCGTGGGACCACACCTTCGCCCGCGCGCAGGAGGAGTCCGGCAACACGCTGTCGGCCCAGGAGGTCATCGTCACCGTCCCCGCGTCCTTCGACGCGGCGGCGCGCGACCTGACGCTGGAGGCCGCGAAGGCGGCGGGCCTCCAGCACATCACCCTGCTGGAGGAGCCCCAGGCCGCGCTGTACGCGTGGCTGGAGGCGATGGGGGAGAACTTCCGCCGGCAGGTGCAGCCCGGCGAGGTCATCCTGGTGGTGGACGTGGGCGGCGGCACGTCCGACTTCTCCGTCATCACCGTGAAGGACCGCGACGGCGACCTGGAGCTGCTGCGCGTGGCGGTGGGCGACCACATCCTCCTGGGCGGCGACAACATGGACCTCGCCCTGGCGCACACGCTCAACCAGCGCCTGGCCGCCGAGGGCCGCAAGCTGGACGCGTGGCAGTTCAACGGGCTCACCTATGGGTGCCGGCACGCGAAGGAGACGCTGTACGCGGACCCTGCCGTGGACCGGGTGCCCATCGCCATCCCGGGCCGGGGCTCGTCACTCATCGGCGGCACGCTGCGCACGGAGCTGACGCGGGAGGAGCTGGACCGCGTCCTCACGGACGGCTTCTTCCCGGTGTCCCCCGTCACGGACCTGCCCCGCACCACCCGGCGCACGGGCCTTGCGCAGATGGCGCTGCCGTACGCGCAGGACGCGGCGGTGACGAAGCACCTGGCGGCCTTCCTCACCCGGCAGGCGCAGGCGCTGGCGGCCAGCGCGGACTCGCCGGTGGACGTGGCGGGCAAGGGCTTCCTGCACCCCACCGCGGTGCTCTTCAACGGCGGCGTCTTCAAGGCCGGCCCGCTCAAGGGCCGCGTCATGGAGGTCCTCAACGCGTGGCTCTCCGCGGAGGGCGCGCCCCCGGCCAAGGAGCTGGAGGGGGCGGACCTGGACCTCGCGGTGGCGCGGGGCGCGGCGTACTACGGCTGGGTGCGCCAGGGCCACGGCCTGCGCATCCGCGGCGGCACGGCGCGCGCGTACTACGTGGGCGTGGAGACGGCGATGCCGGCGGTGCCCGGCATGGAGCCGCCCGTGAAGGCGCTGTGCGTGGCGCCCTTCGGCATGGAGGAGGGGACGCAGGCGGACGTGCCGCCGCAGGAGTTCGGGCTCGTCACCGGGGAGCCCACGAGCTTCCGCTTCTTCGCGTCGTCGGTGCGCCGCGATGACCGGGTGGGCGTGCTCCTGGACGACGTGGACTCGGAGCTGGCATCCGGGGGGCTGGAAGAGGTGGCCCCCATCGAGACGACCCTGCCCGGGCAGCCCACGCCCTTCGGGGACCTGACGCCGGTGAACCTCCAGGCGGCGGTGACGGAGGTGGGCACGTTGGAGCTGCGGTGCCTGGAGAAGGATGGCCCCGGGCGCTGGAAGCTGGAGCTCAACGTGCGAATGAAGGAGTAG
- a CDS encoding DUF2760 domain-containing protein: protein MTDPSASLSFFARFWLAWLCFWRCLVSREFAQAVLPTSRAYDAGQLKELPAGDAAPPPPVKQPAVQAPVAPPPPLPPEREHASALSLLAMLQREGRFLDFVQENVAAFPDADVGAAARIVHEGCRKVVHQYLTLQPVLPQGEGDTVTVPNGFDAQRIRLTGNVAGQPPYGGTLRHHGWVTTEVKFPSVSPAMEPRVLAPAEVELA, encoded by the coding sequence ATGACCGACCCGTCCGCCTCCCTGTCGTTCTTCGCCCGCTTCTGGCTCGCCTGGCTGTGCTTCTGGCGCTGCCTCGTGTCCCGCGAGTTCGCGCAGGCCGTGTTGCCGACCAGCCGCGCCTACGATGCCGGTCAGCTCAAGGAGCTTCCGGCCGGAGACGCCGCCCCCCCGCCGCCCGTGAAGCAGCCCGCCGTCCAGGCCCCCGTGGCCCCGCCCCCGCCGCTCCCCCCGGAGCGCGAGCACGCCAGCGCGCTGTCGCTGTTGGCCATGCTGCAGCGCGAGGGTCGCTTCCTGGACTTCGTGCAGGAGAACGTCGCGGCCTTCCCGGACGCGGACGTGGGCGCGGCGGCCCGCATCGTCCATGAGGGCTGCCGCAAGGTGGTCCACCAGTACCTGACGCTCCAGCCGGTGCTTCCGCAGGGCGAGGGCGACACGGTGACGGTGCCCAACGGCTTCGACGCGCAGCGCATCCGGTTGACGGGCAACGTCGCGGGCCAGCCTCCCTATGGGGGCACGCTGCGGCACCACGGCTGGGTCACGACGGAGGTGAAGTTCCCGTCCGTGAGCCCCGCCATGGAGCCCCGGGTGCTGGCCCCGGCGGAGGTCGAACTCGCCTGA
- a CDS encoding tetratricopeptide repeat protein gives MSTSPSKTLSPTELAKLEHSFASDPSSDAYKPLAEAYLDLGRFMEAMVVCKKGVKAHPTAADPRLLLARVYAAQNKDKKALEEVQGALQVQPEDKAALRMAGVLQIKGGESEVGRANLLKAYQADPGDPETVTLLQQYKVEIPRPQAPTPVLAPVAPPPPAAAEAPAAATVPVATPPVASTPVGRVSAPSQPQARTGPSGGGRPAEAGTRPASQRRPQVVVEEVEDDDDDESPSRRKAPAGSNRSKTLSLVLLLLIPLFAGGYGWYSSQAKKRNRELKKNLDVATEQLKHDSFVSYKKACEAADLALEVDPDSPAAHGYLAYAYAIRWGEHGGGDDARRQAEEHLAAAQAGKELSSHLIAAQALVKTYGGKGKEALTELDAQVKDLDTKGKASSLLYMTLGLIQMNAGDLERSRDNLERAQGLAPDDPRVYAGLGAVYRRLGQDNTAWKNYDFALRYEKDHPESLLGRSLLMLEQDEPNYGLVNQMIKKLLEVDPPPSPRQLAAAQLARSLLIARVSLAMPTLKPDVQQKLSEATGVPVDAAKAKAEVLKAEDMGFTLDKQNPELNLIKGRRLLAEGNFDAAAEEIRKAIKVDASRAQFHVELAKALMGKPGGEKEASEALTTALKTMGDSPKLVVMLGNAYRRQGKLDDALAQYQRAVKEPKAKNPEARLAMGAIYRERSEWDKAKEQLEKANLEFVGQPDRSAMALTELGRVYQGQGNAAKADETYQRALTSDEGYSPVYYFYASLLSKDPKQTAKVRTLAQEYVKREPKGEHLADAQRLAGN, from the coding sequence ATGTCCACCTCCCCTTCAAAGACGTTGAGCCCCACCGAGCTCGCGAAGCTTGAGCATTCGTTCGCTTCCGACCCCTCGTCAGATGCGTACAAGCCCCTGGCGGAGGCGTACCTCGACCTGGGGCGCTTCATGGAGGCCATGGTCGTCTGCAAGAAGGGCGTGAAGGCCCATCCGACCGCGGCCGATCCACGCCTCCTCCTGGCCCGCGTCTACGCGGCGCAGAACAAGGACAAGAAGGCCCTGGAAGAAGTCCAGGGGGCCCTCCAGGTCCAGCCCGAGGACAAGGCCGCCCTGCGCATGGCGGGCGTGCTTCAGATCAAGGGAGGCGAGTCGGAGGTCGGCCGCGCCAACCTCCTCAAGGCCTACCAGGCGGATCCGGGTGACCCGGAGACCGTCACGCTCCTCCAGCAGTACAAGGTGGAGATCCCGCGTCCGCAGGCGCCCACGCCGGTGCTCGCGCCCGTGGCCCCACCGCCGCCCGCCGCCGCGGAGGCACCCGCCGCCGCGACCGTCCCCGTGGCGACCCCGCCGGTCGCGAGCACGCCCGTGGGCCGCGTCAGCGCGCCCTCGCAGCCGCAGGCCCGCACCGGGCCTTCGGGCGGTGGCCGTCCGGCGGAGGCCGGCACGCGTCCTGCCTCCCAGCGCCGCCCGCAGGTGGTGGTGGAAGAGGTGGAGGACGACGATGACGACGAGTCTCCGTCGCGCCGCAAGGCCCCCGCCGGGAGCAACCGCAGCAAGACGCTGTCGCTGGTGTTGCTGCTGCTCATCCCGTTGTTCGCGGGTGGCTACGGCTGGTACTCGTCGCAGGCGAAGAAGCGCAACCGCGAGCTGAAGAAGAACCTGGACGTCGCCACCGAACAGCTGAAGCACGACTCGTTCGTCAGCTACAAGAAGGCGTGCGAGGCGGCGGACCTGGCGCTGGAGGTGGATCCGGATTCCCCCGCGGCCCACGGCTACCTCGCGTACGCCTACGCCATCCGCTGGGGTGAGCACGGCGGCGGCGACGACGCCCGTCGGCAGGCCGAAGAGCACCTGGCCGCGGCCCAGGCGGGCAAGGAGCTGTCCAGCCACCTCATCGCGGCGCAGGCCCTGGTGAAGACCTACGGCGGCAAGGGCAAGGAAGCCCTCACCGAGCTGGATGCGCAGGTCAAGGACCTCGATACCAAGGGCAAGGCGTCCTCGCTCCTGTACATGACGCTGGGCCTCATCCAGATGAACGCAGGCGACCTGGAGCGCTCGCGCGACAATTTGGAGCGCGCGCAGGGGCTGGCGCCGGACGACCCGCGCGTCTACGCGGGCCTGGGCGCCGTGTACCGCCGGCTGGGCCAGGACAACACCGCCTGGAAGAACTACGACTTCGCGCTGCGCTACGAGAAGGACCACCCGGAGTCGCTGCTGGGCCGGTCGCTCTTGATGCTGGAGCAGGACGAGCCCAACTACGGGCTGGTCAATCAGATGATCAAGAAGCTGCTGGAGGTGGATCCGCCGCCCAGCCCGCGGCAGCTCGCCGCCGCCCAGCTCGCGCGCTCGCTGCTCATCGCCCGCGTGTCGCTGGCCATGCCCACGCTCAAGCCGGACGTGCAGCAGAAGCTGTCCGAAGCGACGGGCGTGCCGGTGGACGCCGCCAAGGCGAAGGCGGAGGTCCTCAAGGCGGAGGACATGGGCTTCACGCTGGACAAGCAGAACCCGGAGCTGAACCTCATCAAGGGCCGGCGCCTGCTGGCGGAAGGCAACTTCGACGCGGCCGCCGAGGAGATCCGCAAGGCCATCAAGGTGGACGCCAGCCGCGCCCAGTTCCACGTCGAGCTGGCCAAGGCCCTCATGGGCAAGCCGGGCGGTGAGAAGGAGGCCTCCGAGGCGCTGACGACGGCGCTCAAGACGATGGGCGACAGCCCCAAGCTGGTCGTGATGCTGGGCAACGCCTACCGCCGCCAGGGCAAGCTGGACGACGCGCTCGCGCAGTACCAGCGCGCCGTGAAGGAGCCGAAGGCGAAGAACCCGGAGGCCCGGCTCGCCATGGGCGCCATCTACCGGGAGCGCTCGGAGTGGGACAAGGCGAAGGAGCAGCTGGAGAAGGCCAACCTGGAGTTCGTCGGTCAGCCGGACCGCTCCGCCATGGCGCTCACCGAGCTGGGCCGCGTCTACCAGGGCCAGGGCAACGCGGCGAAGGCGGATGAGACGTACCAGCGCGCGCTCACCTCGGACGAGGGGTACTCGCCGGTGTACTACTTCTACGCCTCGCTGCTCTCCAAGGACCCCAAGCAGACGGCCAAGGTCCGCACGCTGGCGCAGGAGTACGTGAAGCGCGAGCCCAAGGGCGAACACCTGGCGGACGCGCAGCGGCTCGCGGGCAATTGA
- the cyoE gene encoding heme o synthase — translation MSARALSQSTTASDLISLTKPSLSSLVLITAAGGMFLAPGPLGPVRSLVTLLATAGTVGAANAFNCYMERHSDQFMARTRNRPLPAGRMDPSTALWFGLSLAAVSLPALVLGANLLTGVLGLIALLSYVLAYTPLKARTSAAMLVGAVPGALPPLMGWTAVTGTVDAGGFALFAIMFLWQMPHFIAIALYRKEEYAAAGLKSVPIERGDESSRAQVVLYLVALVPMTLLPFQLHIAGTWYLAAAVVLGLSFLGMGAWGFFKHLGKPWARQTFLFSLVYLTGLFAAMTLDRVPRG, via the coding sequence GTGAGCGCGCGTGCCCTGTCTCAGTCGACCACCGCGTCCGACCTGATCTCCCTCACCAAGCCGAGCCTGTCCTCCCTGGTGCTCATCACCGCGGCGGGCGGCATGTTCCTGGCGCCGGGGCCCCTGGGGCCGGTGCGCTCGCTGGTGACGCTGCTGGCGACGGCGGGCACGGTGGGGGCGGCGAACGCGTTCAACTGCTACATGGAGCGCCACAGCGACCAGTTCATGGCGCGCACGCGCAACCGGCCGCTGCCCGCCGGGCGCATGGACCCGTCCACGGCGCTGTGGTTCGGCCTGTCGCTGGCGGCGGTGTCGCTGCCGGCGCTGGTGCTGGGCGCGAACCTGCTCACCGGCGTGCTGGGGCTCATCGCGCTGCTGAGCTACGTGCTGGCCTACACGCCGCTGAAGGCCCGCACGTCCGCGGCGATGCTGGTGGGCGCCGTGCCGGGCGCGCTGCCTCCGCTGATGGGCTGGACGGCGGTGACGGGCACGGTGGACGCGGGCGGCTTCGCGCTGTTCGCCATCATGTTCCTCTGGCAGATGCCCCACTTCATCGCCATCGCGCTGTACCGCAAGGAGGAGTACGCGGCCGCGGGCCTCAAGTCGGTGCCCATCGAGCGGGGCGACGAGTCCAGCCGCGCGCAGGTGGTGCTGTACCTGGTGGCGCTGGTGCCCATGACGCTGCTCCCCTTCCAGCTGCACATCGCGGGCACGTGGTACCTGGCGGCGGCGGTGGTGCTGGGCCTGAGCTTCCTTGGGATGGGAGCGTGGGGCTTCTTCAAGCACCTGGGGAAGCCCTGGGCGCGCCAGACGTTCTTGTTCTCGCTCGTGTATCTCACCGGTCTGTTCGCCGCGATGACGCTGGACCGCGTCCCTCGCGGCTAG
- a CDS encoding ABC transporter ATP-binding protein, translating to MLPDIPVATPPPPLLRVEGLTRRFGDRTAVDGLSLSVQPGEILGLLGPNGAGKSTTFQLLAGLLAPDAGQVHFAGRVLALSDPALRRQMGVIFQKGSLDDLLTARENLLLGARLYGLTGADAKTRVETMLALIGLLDRGDERVGTWSGGMRRRLELARALVHQPRVVLMDEPTQGLDEAAFRTFWTHLKRLRDAQGVTVLLTTHRADEAEGCDRLAVLDGGRLVACDTPQALASRMGGDILTLEGPEPEALAAQVAQKLGLQAKVVEGRVQVEATQGHALVPRLVEAFPPGRFASVSLRRPTLADVFLQLTGKALGADAPAPVPAPRKRR from the coding sequence ATGCTGCCCGATATCCCGGTTGCCACTCCGCCCCCGCCGCTGCTGCGCGTCGAGGGGCTCACGCGTCGCTTCGGTGACCGCACCGCCGTGGACGGTCTGTCGCTGTCCGTGCAGCCAGGGGAGATCCTGGGTCTGCTGGGGCCCAACGGCGCCGGCAAGTCGACCACCTTCCAACTGCTCGCGGGCCTGCTCGCGCCGGACGCGGGGCAGGTGCACTTCGCCGGGCGCGTGCTGGCGCTGAGCGACCCCGCGCTGCGCCGGCAGATGGGCGTCATCTTCCAGAAGGGCAGCCTGGACGACCTGCTGACGGCCCGGGAGAACCTGCTCCTGGGGGCCCGGCTGTACGGCCTCACCGGCGCGGACGCGAAGACGCGCGTGGAGACGATGCTGGCGCTCATCGGCCTGCTGGACCGGGGCGACGAGCGGGTGGGCACCTGGTCGGGTGGCATGCGCCGGAGGCTGGAGCTGGCGCGGGCGCTGGTGCACCAGCCGCGCGTGGTGCTGATGGACGAACCCACGCAGGGCCTGGACGAAGCGGCCTTCCGCACGTTCTGGACGCACCTCAAGCGGCTGCGCGACGCGCAGGGCGTCACGGTGCTGCTCACCACGCACCGCGCGGACGAGGCGGAGGGCTGCGACCGGCTGGCGGTGCTGGATGGCGGCCGGCTGGTGGCGTGTGACACGCCCCAGGCGCTGGCCTCGCGCATGGGCGGCGACATCCTCACGCTGGAGGGGCCGGAGCCGGAGGCCCTCGCCGCGCAGGTGGCCCAGAAGCTGGGCCTCCAGGCGAAGGTGGTGGAGGGGCGCGTGCAGGTGGAGGCCACGCAGGGACATGCGCTGGTGCCGCGACTGGTGGAGGCCTTCCCCCCGGGACGGTTCGCCTCCGTGTCGCTGCGCCGGCCCACGCTGGCGGACGTGTTCCTCCAGCTCACCGGGAAGGCGTTGGGGGCGGATGCGCCCGCGCCCGTGCCCGCTCCAAGGAAACGCCGATGA
- a CDS encoding ABC transporter permease has product MSADIPVPVPTSLEAPEQAPQAAPVAPASRREPGTLALQWATVRVLLARDVVRFFRQPSRVIGALAQPILFWFVIGSGFAGSFRVEGAQGLGYQQFFFPGVVTMVVLFSAIFATITVIEDRKEGFLQAVLAGPGSRLAVVLGKALGSSTIALMQASLFLLFAPLAGVDVRAVDYPLLAAVMVLSALALTGMGMALAWWVRSSAGYHAVMSLVMLPMWVLSGAMFPVKGAGPVLSWVMLLNPMRFSVEGVRRALYGAQASLAVGSAGGGGVGWEVPALLAFAAVFLGLAAFSVSRRE; this is encoded by the coding sequence ATGAGCGCCGACATCCCCGTGCCTGTCCCCACGTCGTTGGAGGCCCCGGAGCAGGCTCCTCAAGCGGCGCCCGTGGCCCCGGCCTCGCGCCGTGAGCCGGGCACGCTCGCGTTGCAGTGGGCCACGGTGCGGGTGCTGCTGGCGCGCGACGTGGTGCGCTTCTTCCGGCAGCCCAGCCGGGTGATTGGCGCGCTGGCGCAGCCCATCCTGTTCTGGTTCGTCATCGGCTCGGGGTTCGCGGGCTCGTTCCGCGTGGAGGGCGCGCAGGGGCTGGGCTACCAGCAGTTCTTCTTCCCGGGCGTCGTCACGATGGTGGTGCTCTTCAGCGCCATCTTCGCGACCATCACCGTCATCGAGGACCGCAAGGAGGGCTTCCTCCAGGCGGTGCTGGCGGGGCCGGGCTCAAGGCTGGCGGTGGTGCTGGGCAAGGCGCTGGGGTCGTCCACCATCGCGCTGATGCAGGCGTCGTTGTTCCTGCTGTTCGCGCCGCTGGCGGGCGTGGACGTGCGGGCGGTGGACTACCCGCTGCTGGCGGCGGTGATGGTGCTGTCGGCGCTGGCGCTCACCGGCATGGGGATGGCGCTGGCGTGGTGGGTGCGCTCCAGCGCGGGCTACCACGCGGTGATGAGCCTGGTGATGCTGCCCATGTGGGTGCTGTCCGGCGCCATGTTCCCGGTGAAGGGCGCGGGGCCGGTGCTGTCGTGGGTGATGCTGCTCAACCCGATGCGCTTCTCCGTGGAGGGCGTGCGCCGCGCGCTGTACGGGGCGCAGGCGTCGCTGGCGGTGGGGTCGGCGGGCGGCGGCGGGGTGGGGTGGGAGGTGCCGGCGCTGCTGGCGTTCGCGGCGGTGTTCCTGGGGTTGGCCGCGTTCAGCGTGAGCCGCCGCGAGTAG